A genomic window from Levilactobacillus yonginensis includes:
- a CDS encoding TIGR00282 family metallophosphoesterase, with amino-acid sequence MRILFVGDVVGNLGMEMIHEYLPQLKRDLKPQVTIVNGENSTPVGRGISQNIYKQLLKDGADVVTMGNHTWDNAELYDFIGDANRLVRPLNFPGDTPGQGWTKVKVNQQVLAVVNMQGRVFMNPMDDPFAMMKDLLPKLDTDFVFVDFHAETTSEKRAFATRYDGQLSAVVGTHTHVQTSDAQVLPHGTAFLTEAGMTGPANSVLGMQADSVIERFENQRPTRYTVQEKGPGLLSGCVIDINDKTGHATRIHSILISPQHPYQS; translated from the coding sequence ATGCGAATTCTGTTTGTCGGTGACGTTGTAGGAAATTTAGGTATGGAAATGATTCACGAGTACCTCCCACAATTGAAACGCGATTTGAAGCCACAGGTCACCATAGTTAACGGGGAGAATTCGACCCCGGTTGGTCGTGGAATCAGCCAAAATATTTACAAGCAACTCTTGAAAGATGGTGCGGACGTTGTCACCATGGGAAACCATACCTGGGACAACGCTGAATTGTATGATTTTATCGGCGATGCGAACCGGCTGGTACGGCCTTTGAATTTCCCTGGTGATACGCCAGGACAAGGGTGGACTAAGGTCAAGGTCAACCAGCAGGTGTTGGCCGTAGTCAATATGCAAGGGCGAGTATTCATGAATCCCATGGATGATCCGTTTGCGATGATGAAGGACTTATTGCCTAAGTTAGACACGGACTTTGTCTTCGTAGATTTCCATGCGGAGACGACCAGTGAGAAGCGGGCTTTTGCAACGCGTTACGACGGTCAGCTTTCTGCAGTTGTGGGGACCCACACGCACGTTCAAACCAGTGACGCACAAGTATTACCTCACGGGACAGCTTTCTTGACCGAAGCTGGGATGACTGGTCCCGCTAACAGTGTGCTGGGTATGCAAGCCGATAGCGTGATCGAACGTTTTGAAAATCAACGGCCAACTCGCTACACTGTTCAGGAAAAAGGCCCGGGGTTACTCTCAGGCTGTGTCATTGATATTAACGATAAAACGGGGCACGCAACGCGGATTCATTCAATCTTGATTAGTCCGCAACACCCATATCAGAGCTAA
- the mutS gene encoding DNA mismatch repair protein MutS — MTKANTTPMMVQYQKIKDQYPDAFLFYRLGDFYEMFNEDAVKGSQLLELTLTTRSHSAKNPIPMCGVPHKAVQSYIDILVDQGYKVAICEQMEDPKLAKGMVKREVIQLVTPGTQTDTGAAGAKRNNYLTALVMPAKDAFGLAYTDLSTGELKAAELSSVDAVMNELMSLQTKEVVVDDTVTTELRGRLKQLGILISTQTDVQTSSELSYVEQDLATERLRSVVGVLVTYVTVTQKRSLAHLQRAVAYQPTAFLKMDHSSQTNLEITQNLRTKKKSGTLLWLLDETKTAMGGRLLKQWLDRPLINRQQIEDRQAKVGALLDHYFERNNLQAELVKVYDLERLAGRVAFGSVNGRDLIQLQTSLEQVPQIQHTIEELGETIFDPMLDNLDPVADVADTIRETIVPEPPLSVADGGVIRDGFNDQLDEYRDAMRNGKTWLAEMEAHEREVTGINNLKIGYNHVFGYYIEVTKVNLDKLPADRYERKQTLANAERFSTPELKEKEQLILEAQEKSKSLEYQLFVNLREEVKKAITRLQKLAATIASLDVLQSFAVVSEDYHFVKPTLVAGHTLKITQGRHPVVEKVLGRQSYVPNDVTMDQDTNILLITGPNMSGKSTYMRQLALTVIMAQMGCFVPAEAAEMPIFDQIFTRIGAADDLISGQSTFMVEMQEANHALSQATANSLILFDEIGRGTATYDGMALAQAIIEFVHNRVHAKTLFSTHYHELTSLDQSLKQLRNVHVGAVERDGDLVFLHQMQPGPADKSYGIHVAKLAGMPDNLLQRAEVILQHLEEEAAEQPAVAVESTSTPVATPESQVAVLAEPEQAAGQTSVAPAQPESAASDQGQQLSLFSDAPELSPAQSKVLGQLSELNLMGMTPMAVMNQVYQWQQKLSKK, encoded by the coding sequence ATGACGAAAGCGAACACGACGCCAATGATGGTGCAGTACCAAAAAATTAAAGACCAGTATCCGGATGCCTTTTTATTTTACCGGCTCGGGGACTTCTATGAAATGTTTAATGAAGATGCTGTCAAAGGCTCTCAACTCTTAGAATTAACGTTGACGACACGAAGTCACAGCGCAAAGAATCCCATTCCCATGTGTGGAGTACCGCACAAGGCTGTGCAGAGCTATATCGACATTCTGGTCGATCAGGGTTACAAGGTCGCTATTTGTGAGCAGATGGAAGACCCGAAGCTTGCTAAGGGGATGGTTAAGCGGGAAGTTATCCAATTGGTGACGCCTGGGACTCAGACCGATACCGGTGCAGCCGGTGCGAAGCGCAACAACTACCTGACTGCGCTGGTTATGCCAGCCAAGGATGCTTTTGGCTTAGCCTACACCGATTTGTCAACTGGTGAGCTGAAAGCTGCTGAGTTGAGCAGTGTCGATGCTGTGATGAACGAGTTGATGAGCTTACAAACAAAGGAAGTTGTTGTGGATGACACGGTGACAACCGAGTTGCGCGGCCGGCTCAAGCAATTAGGAATTTTGATTTCTACGCAAACGGATGTCCAGACTAGTTCTGAATTGAGTTACGTCGAACAGGATCTGGCCACAGAACGGTTGCGGAGCGTGGTGGGTGTGTTAGTGACCTACGTCACGGTTACCCAGAAGCGTAGCTTGGCCCATCTACAGCGGGCAGTGGCTTATCAACCGACTGCTTTTTTGAAGATGGATCATTCCTCTCAGACCAACTTGGAGATTACGCAAAATCTGCGGACTAAGAAAAAGTCTGGGACTTTGCTGTGGCTGTTGGATGAAACCAAGACGGCCATGGGGGGACGACTCCTCAAGCAATGGCTTGACCGGCCTTTGATTAATCGTCAGCAGATTGAAGACCGACAGGCAAAGGTCGGCGCTTTGCTAGACCACTACTTTGAACGAAACAACCTGCAGGCCGAATTGGTCAAGGTCTATGACTTGGAACGGTTAGCTGGACGGGTGGCCTTTGGGAGTGTCAATGGTCGGGACTTGATTCAGTTACAAACGTCATTGGAACAGGTTCCACAGATTCAACACACCATCGAGGAATTAGGCGAAACGATTTTTGATCCAATGCTCGATAACCTGGATCCCGTGGCGGACGTAGCGGATACCATTCGAGAAACCATCGTACCCGAACCGCCACTGTCAGTAGCTGATGGTGGGGTCATTCGTGACGGGTTTAATGATCAATTGGATGAGTACCGCGATGCTATGCGTAACGGGAAGACCTGGTTGGCTGAGATGGAGGCTCACGAGCGTGAGGTCACGGGTATCAACAACCTAAAAATTGGCTACAACCACGTCTTCGGCTATTACATTGAGGTGACGAAGGTTAACCTCGATAAACTACCGGCTGATCGTTACGAACGCAAACAAACCTTGGCAAATGCGGAACGGTTCTCAACCCCAGAATTGAAGGAAAAGGAGCAGCTCATTTTGGAGGCTCAGGAGAAGTCCAAGTCTCTAGAATACCAACTGTTTGTCAATCTGCGTGAAGAGGTTAAGAAGGCCATTACCCGCCTGCAAAAGTTAGCAGCGACGATTGCCAGCTTGGACGTTCTTCAAAGCTTTGCTGTTGTTAGTGAGGACTACCACTTTGTTAAACCGACGCTAGTGGCAGGTCACACGCTGAAAATTACGCAGGGCCGGCATCCGGTGGTTGAAAAAGTTCTAGGTCGGCAGTCATACGTGCCAAATGATGTGACGATGGATCAAGATACCAATATATTACTGATCACGGGTCCCAATATGTCTGGGAAGAGTACTTACATGCGGCAACTAGCACTCACTGTGATCATGGCGCAGATGGGATGTTTTGTGCCCGCCGAGGCTGCTGAAATGCCGATCTTCGATCAAATTTTCACGCGAATTGGTGCAGCAGACGACCTGATTTCTGGTCAGAGTACGTTTATGGTTGAAATGCAGGAAGCCAATCACGCCTTGAGTCAGGCAACGGCCAACAGTTTGATCTTATTTGATGAAATTGGGCGGGGAACGGCCACCTATGATGGGATGGCGTTAGCACAAGCCATCATTGAGTTTGTGCACAATCGGGTGCACGCTAAGACGTTGTTCTCCACGCACTACCATGAATTAACGTCACTGGACCAGTCGCTCAAACAGCTACGTAACGTGCACGTTGGTGCGGTTGAACGGGACGGTGACCTGGTCTTCCTGCATCAAATGCAGCCAGGTCCGGCCGACAAGTCTTACGGGATTCACGTGGCAAAACTGGCGGGGATGCCAGATAACCTATTACAACGGGCTGAAGTCATTTTGCAACACTTGGAAGAGGAGGCCGCTGAACAGCCGGCTGTGGCAGTTGAGTCGACGAGTACGCCGGTTGCGACGCCTGAATCGCAGGTTGCGGTGTTGGCTGAACCAGAGCAGGCAGCTGGACAGACGTCGGTTGCGCCAGCCCAACCGGAAAGTGCAGCTTCTGATCAGGGTCAACAGTTATCCCTGTTCTCAGATGCACCGGAGTTGAGTCCAGCGCAGAGTAAGGTGCTCGGACAGCTGTCTGAGTTGAATCTAATGGGGATGACCCCCATGGCCGTCATGAATCAGGTCTATCAATGGCAACAGAAATTAAGTAAGAAATAA
- the mutL gene encoding DNA mismatch repair endonuclease MutL, with product MAKIHELASVLADQIAAGEVVERPASVVKELVENAVDAHSQQIDITVEEAGLKRITVVDDGDGIADEDTEMAFKRHATSKITERRDLFRIKSLGFRGEALPSIASVADVTLSTSTGGVGTLIHNVGGIIQEHTAAAARKGTTVTVKDLFGNVPARLKYLKSPATELARITDIVNRLALSYPKIAFSLVHNGRELTRTTGRGDLQQVIAGIYGVQSARKMVAIQGENPDFKIHGYVSLPELTRASRQYIFLLLNGRFIHNFQLSKALIAGYGSKLMVGRYPLAVLDITMDPLLVDVNVHPTKQEVRISEEPELMQLIQDTVFKRLSQENLIPDALSEGAPTKREERNTDQLTMALNDVSAKYEMPTQARFQTPEPQVAQPIQPMHPAEEPVAPAAGPQPLQTPEEVPVAPVVVHDRADFAQPAIKQFDEKYQTETVAAPLGSSQAPVKKAAATKLETTNHMTAEPPIQRFPQLRYLGQVHGTYLLAEADDGLYLVDQHAAQERVNYEFYRQAIGEVSDDEQKLLVPIVLDYPTTDVLELTNHLETLGSVGVHLESFGPNSFIVHEHPTWFKAGQETDTVKEMVDWVLKDGKISVAAFREKAAIMMSCKRAIKANHHLDDQQARALLKKLATAENPFNCPHGRPVLVHFTDQDLEKLFKRIQDPHHSGDDWGE from the coding sequence ATGGCCAAGATTCATGAGTTAGCGTCGGTGCTGGCCGATCAAATCGCAGCGGGTGAAGTGGTTGAGCGGCCCGCCTCAGTGGTTAAAGAACTAGTTGAAAACGCGGTGGATGCTCACAGCCAGCAGATCGACATTACGGTTGAAGAGGCTGGTTTAAAGCGAATTACCGTCGTTGATGATGGGGATGGCATTGCGGATGAAGATACCGAAATGGCCTTTAAACGACATGCTACCAGTAAGATCACGGAACGTCGCGACTTGTTTCGAATCAAGTCACTGGGCTTCCGGGGTGAAGCGTTGCCAAGTATCGCGTCTGTGGCTGATGTCACGTTATCCACATCCACGGGTGGTGTTGGCACGCTGATTCACAACGTTGGCGGTATTATTCAAGAGCACACTGCAGCCGCGGCTCGTAAAGGGACCACGGTGACGGTGAAGGATCTTTTCGGCAACGTGCCAGCACGCTTGAAGTATTTGAAGTCACCTGCGACCGAGTTGGCTCGAATCACTGACATTGTCAATCGCCTAGCTCTGAGCTATCCCAAGATAGCTTTTTCTCTGGTCCACAACGGCCGTGAGCTAACCCGGACGACGGGGCGGGGGGACCTACAACAAGTGATTGCTGGTATTTATGGGGTTCAGAGTGCCCGTAAAATGGTCGCCATTCAGGGTGAGAATCCGGACTTCAAGATTCACGGTTACGTGAGTCTGCCGGAACTGACCCGAGCCAGTCGCCAGTATATTTTCCTCTTACTCAACGGTCGGTTTATTCATAATTTTCAGTTGAGTAAAGCGTTGATTGCTGGATATGGCTCCAAATTGATGGTCGGACGCTATCCGTTGGCGGTGTTGGACATCACAATGGATCCGCTGCTAGTTGACGTAAACGTTCACCCAACCAAGCAGGAGGTTCGCATTAGTGAGGAACCAGAACTGATGCAACTGATTCAAGACACGGTCTTTAAGCGGTTATCGCAAGAGAATTTGATTCCGGATGCGCTCAGTGAAGGGGCTCCCACCAAACGGGAGGAACGCAATACAGATCAGCTAACCATGGCGTTGAACGATGTCTCAGCCAAGTATGAAATGCCGACCCAGGCCCGCTTTCAAACACCCGAACCTCAGGTCGCCCAACCCATTCAGCCGATGCATCCGGCTGAAGAACCGGTGGCGCCCGCAGCTGGTCCGCAACCACTACAGACACCCGAAGAGGTACCGGTGGCGCCCGTTGTCGTTCACGACCGGGCTGACTTTGCTCAGCCAGCGATTAAGCAATTCGATGAGAAATATCAAACCGAGACGGTGGCTGCGCCGCTGGGAAGCTCCCAAGCACCGGTTAAAAAGGCAGCTGCTACCAAGCTGGAGACGACCAACCATATGACCGCAGAGCCGCCTATTCAGCGTTTTCCGCAACTCCGTTATTTGGGCCAGGTTCATGGGACGTATCTGTTGGCAGAGGCGGATGATGGTCTCTACCTGGTTGACCAGCATGCTGCTCAGGAACGGGTCAACTATGAATTTTACCGCCAAGCGATTGGTGAGGTCAGCGATGATGAACAGAAATTGTTGGTCCCGATTGTCTTGGACTACCCAACCACGGATGTCTTGGAGCTTACCAACCATTTGGAAACGTTGGGCAGTGTAGGCGTTCACCTGGAATCCTTTGGCCCCAACAGTTTTATCGTTCATGAACATCCCACTTGGTTTAAGGCCGGTCAGGAAACGGATACGGTTAAGGAAATGGTGGATTGGGTGTTGAAAGACGGTAAAATTTCCGTGGCCGCTTTTCGGGAAAAAGCGGCCATCATGATGAGCTGTAAGCGGGCCATCAAAGCCAATCATCACTTGGACGACCAACAGGCTCGGGCATTGTTAAAGAAATTAGCAACGGCTGAAAATCCGTTCAATTGTCCCCATGGGCGCCCGGTTCTGGTTCACTTTACTGATCAAGACTTGGAAAAACTCTTCAAACGGATTCAAGATCCGCACCACAGCGGTGACGACTGGGGAGAATAG